From a single Peromyscus maniculatus bairdii isolate BWxNUB_F1_BW_parent chromosome 4, HU_Pman_BW_mat_3.1, whole genome shotgun sequence genomic region:
- the LOC102902836 gene encoding olfactory receptor 10AG1-like codes for MEYTKIRSADNVSTVTQFILLGFSDLPNLQGFLFGMFSIVYLIILVGNSFIIVITTLDPALQKPMYFFLASFSSLEICYVSVTLPRILFNIGTQNRSISKVACATQTCFFLMLGATECFLLAVMSYDRFVAICNPLQYPLVMNPIKCTQLAAGSWLGGMPFQLGQTCQIFSLHFCNSNEINHFFCDLPPILKLACGDTFVNELSVYLVTILIATVPFMLILASYTRIIATILKLPTATGRAKAFSTCSSHLLVVFLFFGSATVTYLRPKSTHSPGTDKLFSLFYTIVTPMFNPLIYSLRNKDVIAALQKLLLRKSCHVRVH; via the coding sequence ATGGAATACACAAAGATCAGGTCAGCAGACAatgtctccacagtgacacaattcATCCTTCTGGGATTTTCAGACCTGCCCAACCTCCAAGGCTTTCTGTTTGGAATGTTCTCCATAGTTTACTTAATTATCCTAGTTGGAAATAGTTTCATAATTGTGATAACCACGCTTGATCCAGCACTACAGAAGCCGATGTACTTTTTCCTGGCAAGCTTTTCTTCTCTGGAAATCTGTTATGTATCAGTCACTCTTCCTAGAATTCTGTTCAATATTGGTACTCAGAATAGAAGTATATCCAAGGTTGCCTGTGCCACACAAACATGCTTCTTCCTTATGCTGGGAGCCActgaatgctttcttctggctgtGATGTCCTATGACCGCTTTGTAGCTATCTGCAACCCTCTGCAATATCCCTTGGTCATGAACCCAATAAAGTGCACTCAGCTGGCAGCAGGCTCCTGGCTTGGTGGAATGCCATTCCAGCTTGGGCAAACGTGTCAGATATTCTCTCTGCACTTTTGCAATTCTAACGAAATCAACCACTTCTTCTGTGACTTACCTCCCATTCTCAAGCTGGCCTGTGGAGACACTTTTGTTAATGAGCTGTCTGTCTATTTAGTGACTATCCTCATTGCTACAGTCCCTTTTATGTTGATCCTTGCGTCTTATACCAGAATAATTGCCACCATTCTTAAGTTGCCAACAGCCACAGGACGGGCAAAAGCCTTCTCCACGTGTTCTTCCCATTTGcttgtggtgtttttgttttttggatcaGCTACTGTTACCTACTTGAGGCCGAAGTCCACACATTCTCCAGGAACCGACAAACTGTTCTCTCTGTTCTATACCATTGTGACCCCTATGTTCAACCCCCTGATATACAGCCTTAGGAACAAGGATGTGATTGCTGCACTGCAAAAATTGTTACTAAGAAAATCATGTCATGTGCGTGTGCACTAA
- the LOC102910704 gene encoding olfactory receptor 10AG1-like — protein MKHTDIKEEDNTSAETQFLLLGFSDLPNLQGFLFGMFSIIYLIILTGNGFIILITRIDPALHKPMYFFLSNFSFLEICYVSVTLPRILYSIWTQDRSISLLACATQMCFFLMLAATESILLAVMSYDRYVAICNPLHYPLVMNPTKCTKLAVGSWLGGMPFQLGQTCQIFSLHFCNSNQIDHFFCDIPPVLKLACGDTSVNELYVYVVAILLAAIPFLLILTSYSKIIAAILKLPTAEGRAKAFSTCSSHLVVVVLFFGSASITYLMPKSTHSAVSDKLLSLFYTILTPMFNPMIYSLRNKDVIVALRRLLLRT, from the coding sequence ATGAAACACACAGACATTAAGGAAGAGGACAATACTTCTGCAGAGACCCAGTTTCTCCTCCTTGGATTCTCTGACCTTCCCAACCTTCAGGGCTTTCTGTTTGGGATGTTCTCCATAATATACTTAATTATCCTAACTGGAAATGGCTTCATAATTTTAATAACCAGGATTGATCCTGCACTACACAAACCCATGTATTTTTTCctgtcaaatttttcttttctggaaatcTGCTATGTATCAGTCACCCTACCTAGGATTCTGTATAGCATTTGGACCCAGGACAGAAGCATTTCTCTTCTGGCTTGTGCCACACAAATGTGTTTCTTTCTAATGCTGGCAGCTACTGAAAGTATTCTTCTGGCTGTGAtgtcctatgaccgctatgtggccatctgtaacCCTCTGCACTATCCTCTGGTCATGAACCCAACCAAGTGCACAAAGCTGGCAGTGGGCTCCTGGCTTGGTGGCATGCCATTCCAGCTAGGGCAAACCTGTCAGATATTCTCTCTACATTTCTGTAACTCTAACCAGATAGATCACTTCTTCTGTGACATACCCCCTGTACTTAAGCTGGCCTGTGGAGACACTTCTGTTAATGAACTGTATGTCTATGTAGTGGCTATCCTGCTTGCCGCAATCCCTTTTTTACTAATATTAACATCATACAGCAAAATCATTGCCGCCATCCTGAAGTTGCCAACTGCTGAAGGGCGGGCAAAAGCCTTCTCCACATGTTCTTCCcatctggtggtggtggttttgttttttggctctgCATCTATTACCTACTTAATGCCAAAGTCAACACATTCTGCAGTAAGTGACAAACTCCTCTCCCTTTTTTACACCATTCTAACCCCCATGTTCAATCCCATGATATATAGCCTTAGGAATAAGGATGTGATTGTAGCTCTGAGAAGATTATTGCTTAGAACATAG